The genomic interval ATCCACAATCTTTTGTGTATTGCCACTTGTAGCCCCTTTATGCCAAAGCTCTTGGCGAGAACGGCTAAAGAACACCGTTTCCCCCTTTTCCATTGATAATTGTAAAGACTCTTTGTTCATATAAGCAAGTGTCAACACTTCTTTTGTATTGGCATCTTGAACAATGGCTGGTACAAGCCCTTTTTCATCGAATTTAATGCTTTCGATTTTCATCGTACAACGACTCCTTGTTCCTTCAAAAACGACTTTACTTCTTTAACGGATGTTTCTTTGTAATGGAAAATAGAAGCGGCTAAAGCAGCATCCGCTTTTCCTTCTTCAAACGCTTCTTGGAAATGCTCCGCGTTCCCTGCTCCGCCTGAAGCAATAACAGGAACAGAGACCGCCTCACTTACCGCTTTTGTTAAAGCGATATTAAAGCCCTGCTTCTCACCGTCACAATCCATGCTCGTTAATAAAATTTCGCCAGCCCCGCGGCTTACCGCTTCCTTCGCCCAAGCAACAACTTCCCAATCGGTCGCCGTTCGACCGCCATGGGTATAGACGCGCCATGAACCAAGCTCTTCATCATAGCGAGCATCAATCGCCACAACGATACATTGCGCCCCAAAATAATCAGAGCCTTCATTAATTAGGTCAGGACGAACAACAGCCGCTGTATTCAGCGATACTTTATCCGCACCGGCACGTAAAATTTTCTTCATATCAGCCAACGAGTTAATCCCGCCGCCAACGGTAAAAGGAATGGCTAAGCTTCCTGCTACTGAACGAACGACATCAACCATCGTTTCACGTCCTTCATGTGAAGCAGAAATATCAAGAAAAACAAGCTCATCGGCTCCTTCTTGATCGTAAAAAGCAGCCAATTCAACCGGGTCCCCAGCATCGCGTAACGACACGAATTGAACTCCTTTTACAACGCGTCCATCTTTCACATCCAAACATGGAATAATACGTTTTGTGAGCATGTTAACCACGCACC from Peribacillus asahii carries:
- the hisF gene encoding imidazole glycerol phosphate synthase subunit HisF; the encoded protein is MLTKRIIPCLDVKDGRVVKGVQFVSLRDAGDPVELAAFYDQEGADELVFLDISASHEGRETMVDVVRSVAGSLAIPFTVGGGINSLADMKKILRAGADKVSLNTAAVVRPDLINEGSDYFGAQCIVVAIDARYDEELGSWRVYTHGGRTATDWEVVAWAKEAVSRGAGEILLTSMDCDGEKQGFNIALTKAVSEAVSVPVIASGGAGNAEHFQEAFEEGKADAALAASIFHYKETSVKEVKSFLKEQGVVVR